A window from Dehalobacter sp. DCA encodes these proteins:
- a CDS encoding Tex family protein, which yields MDFISVISRELGLKTWQVGETVKLLDQGNTIPFIARYRKEATGELDETVLRTMADRLEYIRNLELRKEEVIRLINEQGKLDDGLRSKIKAAVKLQEVEDLYRPYKQKKRTRASIAREKGLEPLADWLFNQPAKGSLQEEAAKYLNPDLSVHNAAEALSGARDIIAENVSDDAETRKLVRTRIYEWAEITAKAKKEERSPYEMYYEYKEPVRKIPPHRVLALNRGEKEEFLSVGLEIEADKILQLLEKKYLKGGPCQELMKEALRDSYKRLIYPSIEREIRAEITSRAGEQAVKVFSANLRQLLLQPPVRDKVIMGLDPGYRTGCKWALIDDTGKLGEVGVIYPNPPQNKKQEAKKLIAKVVEQYGVQIIAIGNGTASRETEELVTEFIRESGRPLEYIIVSEAGASVYSASPLAKEEFPDFDLSLRSAVSIARRLQDPLAELVKIEPKAIGVGQYQHDIQPKVLESSLGGVVESCVNTVGVNLNTASPSILKFVSGLNYTVAKNIVSYREKNGKFRCREELKKVSRLGEQTYIQCAGFIRLPDGNNCLENTPVHPESYDVASAILKKANLTAMDLKTNPEQVRAALGGFSAEGLAAELQAGLPTVKDILEALLRPGRDPREDLPRPLLRQDITKLEDLQVGISLEGTVRNIVDFGAFVDIGVKNDGLVHISELSNSYVRHPMEVISVGDIVKVRVLGIDHARGRVSLSMKDI from the coding sequence GTACTCAGAACCATGGCAGATCGGCTGGAATATATCCGGAACCTGGAGCTCAGAAAAGAGGAAGTCATTCGCTTGATTAACGAACAGGGCAAGCTAGATGACGGTTTAAGATCCAAAATAAAAGCTGCCGTCAAACTGCAGGAAGTCGAAGACTTGTACCGGCCCTACAAGCAGAAAAAAAGAACCAGAGCCTCGATAGCCAGAGAAAAGGGCTTGGAGCCTCTGGCGGATTGGTTATTCAACCAGCCTGCCAAAGGAAGCCTGCAGGAAGAGGCCGCTAAGTATCTTAATCCCGATTTGAGTGTTCATAATGCTGCTGAGGCCTTGAGCGGAGCCCGGGATATAATTGCCGAGAACGTTTCCGATGATGCGGAAACAAGAAAACTAGTTCGGACCAGGATCTATGAATGGGCAGAAATTACAGCCAAGGCGAAAAAAGAAGAGCGTTCGCCGTATGAGATGTACTATGAATATAAGGAACCTGTCCGTAAAATCCCGCCGCACCGGGTTCTGGCTTTGAACAGAGGAGAAAAGGAGGAATTCCTTTCCGTAGGGCTTGAGATTGAAGCGGATAAGATTCTGCAATTACTGGAAAAGAAATACCTGAAGGGAGGCCCTTGTCAGGAGTTGATGAAAGAGGCCTTGCGGGATAGCTATAAGCGGCTGATCTACCCATCGATCGAAAGGGAGATCCGGGCCGAGATTACCAGCAGGGCAGGAGAACAAGCTGTCAAGGTGTTTTCCGCCAACTTGCGGCAGCTTCTGCTGCAGCCGCCGGTAAGAGATAAAGTGATCATGGGGCTCGATCCCGGTTACAGGACGGGCTGCAAGTGGGCGCTGATCGATGATACAGGAAAACTTGGAGAGGTAGGGGTGATCTATCCAAACCCTCCACAGAATAAAAAGCAAGAAGCCAAAAAGCTCATTGCCAAAGTGGTGGAGCAGTACGGCGTCCAGATTATTGCAATCGGCAATGGAACAGCTTCCCGCGAAACGGAGGAGCTCGTCACCGAATTCATCCGGGAAAGCGGACGTCCGTTGGAATATATTATTGTCAGCGAGGCAGGGGCTTCGGTTTATTCGGCTTCGCCACTGGCCAAAGAGGAATTCCCGGATTTTGATCTTTCGCTGAGAAGCGCGGTATCCATCGCCCGCAGACTGCAGGATCCTTTGGCTGAGCTTGTCAAGATTGAACCGAAAGCAATCGGTGTTGGTCAGTACCAGCACGATATCCAGCCTAAGGTTTTGGAAAGCTCTCTGGGCGGTGTCGTCGAATCCTGCGTCAATACAGTCGGAGTCAACTTGAATACGGCTTCTCCGTCTATTCTGAAATTTGTCTCCGGATTGAATTATACAGTCGCCAAAAATATTGTTTCCTACAGGGAGAAGAACGGCAAATTTCGTTGCAGGGAAGAACTGAAGAAGGTATCCCGGCTCGGGGAACAGACCTATATTCAATGTGCCGGTTTTATCCGGCTGCCGGATGGAAATAATTGTCTGGAAAACACACCGGTTCATCCAGAGTCTTATGATGTCGCCTCGGCAATCCTGAAGAAAGCCAATTTGACAGCGATGGACCTCAAAACGAATCCGGAGCAGGTGCGCGCTGCGCTGGGAGGTTTCAGCGCTGAGGGATTGGCTGCGGAACTTCAGGCAGGCTTACCGACCGTTAAAGATATTCTCGAGGCTTTGCTGAGACCGGGGAGGGATCCGCGTGAGGACCTGCCGCGCCCACTGCTGCGTCAGGATATCACCAAATTGGAGGACCTGCAGGTAGGAATAAGTCTGGAAGGGACGGTCAGGAACATTGTTGACTTTGGCGCATTCGTCGATATTGGCGTCAAGAATGACGGATTGGTTCATATCTCGGAACTCAGCAACAGTTATGTCAGACATCCGATGGAAGTTATCTCGGTCGGCGATATCGTGAAGGTGAGAGTCCTCGGTATCGATCACGCCAGAGGTCGAGTCAGCCTCTCGATGAAGGATATTTAA